A region from the Salicibibacter cibarius genome encodes:
- the spoVID gene encoding stage VI sporulation protein D, whose translation MTQEQPSALSFNLEEAIWLDQGERIQSILGLELEPDITMQEDNHEVLIKGGLHLVGQYQPYENNEDDTYDDQRQGGVPQTADRLSTTDTGAREIKHFFPVDVTIPLHRIQSLDDLYVQIDSFDYDLPEPSCIQLTADVTITGMKEGEDTKREASPTPEGFPTFTHEVKAPPTNDENVHPSSDDTDALREEITKEELEEDQESTPVLNFETQETEPDREIETPVQEEQSDAEVQKEPVPEEVQQTEESVLSRDDADHSNAEPEQEESEYEVVQANDEEEEVEDVSSTDDEETPKTNKRDNALYLTEMLGSDDRESFTKMRMCIIQENESLDTIADRYGYTVQQLLRWNKMDINHVDQGEIIYIPVQSANE comes from the coding sequence GTGACCCAAGAACAACCATCAGCTTTATCTTTTAACCTTGAAGAAGCGATATGGCTTGATCAAGGTGAGCGTATTCAATCCATTCTCGGGTTGGAACTAGAGCCGGATATTACGATGCAAGAGGATAATCATGAAGTGCTCATTAAAGGAGGACTGCATCTCGTCGGGCAATATCAACCTTATGAAAACAACGAAGATGACACATATGATGATCAAAGACAAGGGGGAGTGCCGCAAACAGCGGATCGTTTGAGCACGACAGACACGGGTGCGCGGGAGATTAAGCATTTTTTTCCCGTCGATGTAACGATCCCGCTTCATCGCATTCAAAGTTTGGATGATTTGTATGTTCAAATTGATAGTTTTGACTACGATTTGCCGGAACCAAGTTGCATTCAGTTAACGGCTGACGTAACGATTACGGGCATGAAGGAGGGCGAGGATACAAAAAGAGAAGCAAGCCCAACGCCGGAAGGATTCCCAACGTTTACGCACGAAGTGAAAGCACCACCGACCAATGATGAGAATGTTCATCCATCTTCTGATGACACCGATGCGTTACGTGAAGAAATAACAAAGGAAGAACTAGAAGAAGATCAGGAATCAACACCAGTCCTGAATTTTGAAACTCAGGAAACGGAACCGGATAGAGAAATAGAGACGCCTGTACAAGAAGAACAAAGCGATGCCGAGGTTCAAAAAGAACCGGTACCGGAAGAAGTGCAGCAAACGGAGGAATCCGTGCTGTCAAGGGACGATGCTGATCATTCCAATGCCGAGCCGGAACAAGAAGAATCGGAATATGAGGTCGTACAGGCTAACGATGAGGAAGAAGAAGTTGAAGATGTGTCATCGACCGATGACGAGGAAACACCAAAAACAAACAAGCGGGATAATGCCCTTTACCTCACGGAAATGTTGGGAAGCGACGATCGGGAATCGTTTACGAAAATGCGGATGTGTATTATTCAAGAAAACGAGTCTTTAGATACCATCGCCGATCGCTATGGGTATACAGTCCAACAGTTACTAAGATGGAACAAAATGGATATCAATCATGTGGATCAAGGGGAAATTATTTATATCCCGGTGCAATCCGCGAATGAATGA
- a CDS encoding cytochrome C assembly family protein, producing the protein MAASNIIYVLTIVLYSLSVFGYFIDFLQNNRKANRLAFWFLSIVWVLQTIFLVLRAFQFERLPLLTPFEGLFFYAWAMVTLSLLVNFYFRVDFLVFFMNVVGFSLMAVSLFFPTDNLSPVWEDILTSELLILHVTLIILSYAGFTVAFACSVLYLMEHQMLKNKNWGKRLLRFGSLNKLDRFSYVGTMCAYPLLLLGVILGFIWAYSGDGMHSIPLFDPKVLGSLAVLVFYGGYLYQKAVKGKQGYGMAFYNMLGFLILLANYLLTSEWSSFHIWSV; encoded by the coding sequence TTGGCCGCCTCAAATATCATCTATGTGTTGACGATCGTTCTATACAGTCTGAGCGTATTCGGGTACTTTATTGATTTTCTCCAGAATAACCGGAAGGCCAATCGCTTGGCTTTCTGGTTCCTTTCTATCGTCTGGGTGTTGCAAACCATCTTCTTAGTATTGCGTGCTTTTCAGTTTGAACGTCTCCCGCTATTAACCCCTTTTGAAGGGTTATTCTTTTATGCGTGGGCAATGGTTACCCTATCTTTACTCGTTAATTTTTATTTTCGTGTTGATTTCCTTGTTTTTTTTATGAATGTGGTAGGCTTTTCCTTGATGGCTGTAAGTTTGTTTTTTCCTACCGACAATCTTTCTCCGGTCTGGGAAGATATCCTCACTTCCGAGCTGCTGATCCTGCATGTGACGTTAATCATTCTTTCCTATGCCGGTTTTACCGTTGCTTTTGCTTGTTCGGTGTTGTATTTAATGGAACATCAAATGCTAAAGAACAAAAATTGGGGAAAACGATTGTTAAGGTTTGGAAGTCTGAATAAACTGGACCGTTTTTCATACGTAGGGACGATGTGCGCGTATCCTTTATTGTTATTGGGTGTTATTCTTGGTTTTATATGGGCGTACAGCGGGGATGGCATGCATTCAATTCCTCTATTTGACCCGAAAGTTCTCGGTTCTTTGGCTGTGTTGGTTTTTTATGGCGGTTACTTGTATCAAAAAGCGGTAAAAGGAAAACAAGGATATGGCATGGCTTTTTATAACATGCTCGGATTTTTAATTTTGCTCGCCAATTATTTGTTGACGAGTGAATGGTCGAGCTTTCACATATGGAGTGTGTAG
- the fmdA gene encoding formamidase, giving the protein MTETLYKVDLSKPMDKQEIPGHNRWHPDIPPAFSVNPGQQFKMECLDWTDGQINNNDDGTEIRDVNLNRVHVLSGPVEVKGAEPGDLLVVDILNIGAFDEHPWGFNGIFAKENGGSFLVDHYPEANKSIWDFHGIYTTSRHVPGVKFAGVIHPGLIGVAPSHDLLMEWNRREGALVTEDENRIPPLANLPDEDSAVLGTLEGEDFRRVAKEGARTVPPRENGGNCDIKNLSLGSRVYFPVYVDGANLSVGDLHFSQGDGEITFCGGIEMPGWIELKVDIIKNGMEKHNIQRNPVFQPDPMDPQYSEYLVFEGVSVHETTGKQSYLDAHMAYRNACLNAIDYLKTLGYTGEQAYMLLGTAPMEGRINGIVDIPNACCTVSIPTAIFDKNILPKKGLD; this is encoded by the coding sequence ATGACGGAAACGCTTTACAAAGTAGATCTTTCTAAACCTATGGACAAGCAGGAAATACCCGGACATAACCGTTGGCATCCGGATATACCGCCTGCATTTAGCGTCAATCCCGGACAACAATTCAAAATGGAGTGTTTGGACTGGACAGATGGTCAAATCAATAATAATGACGATGGGACAGAAATTCGGGATGTCAATTTAAATCGCGTGCACGTATTAAGTGGTCCTGTGGAAGTGAAAGGTGCGGAACCAGGGGATTTACTTGTTGTCGACATTTTGAACATCGGTGCATTTGACGAACACCCATGGGGATTTAATGGAATATTCGCGAAAGAGAACGGCGGAAGTTTTCTTGTAGACCATTACCCCGAAGCAAATAAATCGATTTGGGATTTTCACGGCATCTATACAACTTCCCGGCATGTACCCGGTGTGAAGTTTGCAGGTGTTATTCATCCGGGATTAATCGGTGTCGCACCATCCCACGATCTGCTTATGGAATGGAACCGTCGTGAGGGGGCACTCGTTACTGAAGATGAAAATCGCATTCCTCCTTTGGCCAACCTCCCTGACGAAGATAGCGCTGTTCTAGGAACGTTAGAAGGAGAAGACTTCCGCCGCGTAGCCAAAGAAGGCGCCCGTACCGTGCCGCCTCGAGAAAATGGCGGAAATTGTGATATCAAAAACCTTTCCTTGGGATCCCGTGTTTATTTCCCTGTTTATGTTGATGGCGCGAACCTTTCGGTAGGTGATCTTCATTTCTCCCAAGGTGACGGTGAAATTACTTTTTGCGGCGGGATTGAAATGCCTGGTTGGATTGAACTAAAAGTGGATATTATCAAAAACGGCATGGAAAAGCATAATATCCAGAGAAATCCCGTATTCCAACCCGATCCCATGGATCCGCAATATAGCGAATACCTAGTGTTTGAAGGGGTGAGCGTTCACGAAACCACAGGCAAGCAGAGTTATCTTGATGCACACATGGCGTATCGTAACGCATGTTTAAATGCAATTGACTACTTGAAAACACTGGGGTATACAGGAGAACAAGCATATATGCTTCTTGGAACCGCGCCGATGGAAGGGCGAATCAACGGTATTGTGGACATTCCCAATGCATGCTGTACCGTATCAATACCGACCGCTATTTTTGACAAAAACATCCTTCCGAAAAAAGGATTGGATTGA
- the hemB gene encoding porphobilinogen synthase: MSELQFDRHRRMRMTSSLRDLVRETTVKKDDLIYPVFAVEGTDTKHEVPSMPGVYQYSLDLLKKEIDDVVEHGIKAIMLFGVPGNKDELGSNAYNENGIVQRAIRELKGEHPELTIIADTCLCQYTDHGHCGVIEDGYILNDRSLDLLVKTAVSQVEAGADVIAPSNMMDGFVAAIRSGLDEADFRDIPIMSYAVKYASAYYGPFRDAAHSSPSFGDRRTYQMDPANRNEAIREAMSDDREGADFLIVKPALSYLDIVSDVKSTINRPVVAYNVSGEYSMIKAAAAQGWLDEKETVIEKLTSMKRAGADLIVTYFAKDMARYINESDM, from the coding sequence ATGAGTGAGCTTCAGTTTGACCGTCATCGGCGCATGCGGATGACTAGTTCTTTACGTGATCTCGTCCGGGAAACAACGGTCAAAAAAGACGATTTAATTTATCCTGTTTTTGCTGTTGAAGGAACGGATACGAAACATGAAGTTCCATCAATGCCCGGCGTGTACCAATATTCGTTGGATTTGTTGAAAAAAGAAATCGATGATGTTGTGGAACACGGAATTAAGGCCATTATGTTGTTTGGCGTTCCGGGTAATAAGGATGAGTTAGGAAGCAACGCGTACAATGAAAATGGCATTGTCCAGCGCGCGATTCGGGAGTTGAAAGGGGAGCATCCGGAGCTGACGATCATTGCAGATACGTGCCTGTGCCAATATACTGACCATGGGCATTGCGGTGTGATTGAAGATGGCTATATTTTAAACGACCGATCATTGGATTTGCTCGTTAAGACTGCCGTCTCCCAAGTGGAAGCAGGTGCGGATGTGATTGCGCCTTCGAATATGATGGATGGGTTCGTAGCTGCGATTCGTTCTGGGTTGGATGAAGCGGATTTCCGGGATATCCCGATCATGTCTTACGCGGTGAAGTATGCGTCCGCCTATTACGGACCATTTCGGGATGCCGCCCATAGTTCTCCGTCATTTGGGGATCGGCGAACGTATCAAATGGATCCCGCTAATCGAAATGAAGCGATTCGTGAGGCGATGTCCGATGACCGGGAAGGGGCAGATTTTTTGATTGTGAAACCGGCACTTTCCTACTTGGACATTGTCAGTGATGTGAAAAGTACGATTAACCGCCCGGTTGTCGCCTATAATGTTTCCGGGGAATATTCCATGATTAAAGCAGCTGCCGCTCAAGGTTGGCTCGATGAAAAAGAAACGGTGATAGAAAAATTAACGAGTATGAAACGGGCAGGCGCGGATTTGATTGTTACGTATTTCGCCAAGGATATGGCCCGTTATATAAATGAATCCGATATGTAA
- the hemC gene encoding hydroxymethylbilane synthase, with the protein MMRTIVIGTRKSNLALKQAEWVKEKLEALGLPYKFELKKIVTKGDRILDVTLSKVGGKALFVKEIEKAMEDEEIDFAVHSMKDIPSVIPDGFALGAVTERVDPRDVLISESGKKLHELPAGAVVGTSSLRRQAQILAARPDVEVKWIRGNIETRMRKMKDEDFDAIVLAAAGLARMGWSDEIVTEYLAPENSLPSVGQGALGIECRAGDKDILALLKHIHDEKVARTVQAERAFLKNVEGSCQVPVAGHAVMGEGNDVTLRALVASPDGKTLLQDEQTGSDPERLGKIIAANLLDRGGKEILDQVKKDLEG; encoded by the coding sequence ATGATGAGAACAATCGTAATCGGAACAAGGAAAAGCAACCTGGCCCTCAAGCAAGCAGAATGGGTCAAAGAGAAATTGGAAGCATTAGGGCTTCCCTATAAGTTTGAACTGAAAAAAATCGTGACGAAAGGCGATCGAATTCTTGACGTGACGCTATCAAAGGTAGGCGGGAAAGCGCTGTTCGTGAAAGAAATCGAAAAAGCGATGGAAGACGAAGAGATTGACTTCGCTGTTCATAGCATGAAGGATATTCCATCCGTCATTCCGGACGGCTTCGCCCTTGGCGCGGTGACGGAGCGCGTGGATCCGCGCGATGTATTAATCTCGGAATCGGGAAAAAAACTTCATGAGCTCCCGGCAGGCGCAGTGGTCGGCACGAGTAGTTTGCGGCGCCAAGCACAAATTCTCGCTGCGCGTCCGGATGTGGAAGTAAAATGGATTCGCGGCAATATCGAAACACGGATGCGGAAAATGAAAGACGAGGATTTTGATGCCATCGTTTTGGCTGCTGCCGGTTTGGCAAGAATGGGTTGGTCCGACGAAATCGTAACCGAATATTTGGCGCCGGAAAACAGCTTGCCGTCCGTCGGTCAAGGTGCCCTCGGCATTGAATGCCGCGCCGGCGACAAAGACATCCTGGCATTGCTGAAACATATCCATGATGAGAAGGTGGCCCGCACGGTCCAAGCGGAGCGGGCATTTTTGAAAAATGTGGAAGGCAGTTGCCAAGTGCCGGTCGCGGGACATGCGGTGATGGGGGAAGGAAATGATGTTACGCTGCGCGCGCTTGTGGCTTCCCCGGATGGCAAAACATTGCTCCAGGACGAACAAACCGGAAGTGACCCGGAACGTTTAGGGAAAATCATTGCAGCCAATCTTCTTGATCGTGGCGGAAAAGAAATTCTCGATCAAGTGAAAAAAGATCTGGAGGGGTAG
- the hemL gene encoding glutamate-1-semialdehyde 2,1-aminomutase: MRTFERSKQAFQKAEPLMPGGVSSAVRAYKSVGMDHGIYMNKGEGPYITDLDEQTYIDYVQSWGPLILGHADPRVVRRLQETAALGTSFGTSHEMETALAELVIDRVPSVEVVRFVNSGTEATMSALRLARGFTGRSKIVKMEGCYHGHGDSLLIKAGSGVATLGLPDSPGVPEGTASQTLTVPYNDLESLSLVFEKYGDDIAAVILEPVAGNMNVVTPEEGYLEGVRKVTEDYGSLLIFDEVMSGFRVGYQSAQGRFGVTPDLTTLGKVIGGGLPVGAYGGRADIMEHIAPAGPIYQAGTLSGNPLAMTAGYETLAQLSEDDYEQFERRGARLEEGLRSAAKTNGVPHHINRAGSMLGFFFTDEQVKNFETAKTSDLDLFAKYFQEILQEGISIAPSQFEGMFLSTKHDDDIIEKTIAAAERVFARIGK; this comes from the coding sequence ATGCGTACATTTGAACGATCGAAACAAGCATTTCAAAAAGCCGAACCTCTCATGCCGGGAGGAGTGAGCAGTGCTGTCCGTGCATACAAATCGGTGGGGATGGACCACGGGATTTATATGAACAAAGGGGAAGGGCCTTACATTACAGATCTGGATGAGCAAACCTATATTGATTATGTCCAATCTTGGGGGCCGCTAATCCTTGGGCACGCAGATCCTCGTGTCGTACGTCGTTTACAGGAAACCGCGGCGTTGGGGACAAGCTTCGGCACGTCTCATGAGATGGAGACGGCTCTCGCCGAGCTCGTCATTGATCGCGTACCATCCGTTGAAGTCGTTCGGTTTGTAAACTCTGGCACGGAAGCTACGATGAGCGCCCTACGTCTTGCCCGTGGATTTACGGGCAGAAGCAAAATCGTGAAAATGGAAGGATGTTATCACGGACATGGGGATTCATTGTTAATTAAAGCAGGTTCCGGTGTGGCTACGTTAGGGTTGCCGGATAGCCCGGGAGTGCCGGAAGGGACGGCTTCACAGACGCTTACTGTTCCTTATAACGATCTTGAAAGCCTATCGCTCGTATTTGAAAAGTATGGTGATGACATCGCCGCTGTCATCCTTGAACCGGTTGCCGGTAATATGAATGTCGTTACGCCTGAAGAAGGCTATCTCGAGGGCGTGCGTAAGGTAACTGAAGATTACGGCAGCCTGTTGATTTTTGACGAAGTCATGAGTGGATTTCGGGTTGGGTACCAATCCGCTCAAGGAAGATTTGGCGTCACTCCCGACCTGACAACGTTGGGCAAAGTTATTGGCGGTGGCCTCCCTGTCGGCGCTTACGGCGGCAGAGCCGATATCATGGAGCATATAGCTCCGGCAGGTCCGATTTATCAGGCAGGAACGCTTTCGGGGAATCCTCTGGCGATGACCGCGGGATATGAAACGTTGGCGCAATTGAGTGAAGATGATTATGAGCAATTTGAACGGCGAGGGGCACGATTGGAAGAAGGCCTCCGATCAGCTGCAAAAACGAACGGAGTTCCTCACCATATTAACCGGGCAGGCTCGATGCTAGGCTTCTTCTTTACTGATGAACAAGTGAAGAATTTTGAAACGGCCAAAACATCGGATCTGGATCTGTTCGCCAAATATTTTCAAGAGATATTGCAGGAAGGCATTTCCATCGCCCCATCTCAATTCGAAGGAATGTTCTTGTCAACCAAACATGATGATGACATTATTGAAAAAACCATCGCTGCCGCAGAGCGGGTATTTGCGAGAATCGGAAAATAG
- a CDS encoding uroporphyrinogen-III synthase, with protein MPVNAPIALVTRGKADQTAEDPLVSHLQALSVPVQHIPLVTQQMLKEHENIPAAREIDWLVFTSANAVHYFECLMSGKEWGRTNVRVATVGPKTAEAAASIGFTVDLVPEKTYTAEALAEGLGNAISPGETVVIPKSKQARNVLPDYLDNRGANVVDPAIYETRAWTESAHALATFLSTHNNGVITFTSPSAVHAFKQMQPDLPKWPAICIGTITAKAASEAGFSQVEAAFPHTFANLAERVSNYLIEVNNR; from the coding sequence ATGCCGGTGAATGCCCCTATTGCCCTGGTGACGAGAGGAAAGGCAGATCAGACGGCGGAAGATCCATTAGTCTCTCACTTGCAAGCGTTGTCCGTACCTGTGCAACATATCCCGCTTGTCACACAACAAATGCTAAAGGAACATGAAAACATTCCGGCTGCGCGTGAGATAGACTGGCTTGTTTTTACGAGCGCGAATGCCGTTCATTACTTTGAGTGCTTAATGTCCGGCAAAGAATGGGGGCGCACGAACGTCCGTGTAGCCACCGTCGGACCTAAAACAGCAGAAGCTGCTGCCTCCATTGGATTTACAGTCGATCTTGTCCCGGAGAAAACATATACGGCAGAAGCGCTTGCTGAAGGATTGGGTAATGCGATCAGCCCGGGGGAGACGGTAGTGATTCCGAAAAGCAAACAAGCGAGGAATGTGCTTCCCGACTACTTGGACAATCGAGGGGCGAACGTTGTGGACCCTGCCATTTATGAAACAAGGGCATGGACAGAAAGCGCGCACGCGTTGGCTACATTTTTAAGCACGCATAATAACGGCGTTATTACCTTCACGAGCCCGAGCGCGGTTCATGCTTTTAAGCAGATGCAACCCGACCTTCCGAAGTGGCCTGCTATTTGTATTGGCACGATAACTGCAAAAGCCGCTTCAGAAGCGGGGTTTTCGCAAGTGGAAGCGGCTTTCCCACATACATTTGCTAATCTGGCTGAACGAGTTTCAAACTATTTGATTGAGGTGAATAACCGATGA
- a CDS encoding valine--tRNA ligase, with amino-acid sequence MVEMEKKYDPKRTETKWYPFWVNNGYFEATTVGERKGEPFSIVIPPPNVTGRLHLGHAWDVTLQDIIARQKRMEGRDMLWLPGMDHAGIATQAKVEARLRDKGQNRHDLGREKFLDVSWDWKEEYANFIREQWATLGLSLDYTRERFTLENDLSNAVREVFVRLYEKGLIYRGKYIINWDPTAQTALSDIEVEYKEVEGAMYHMKYPLKNGEGHIEVATTRPETMLGDTAVAVHPDDERYQSLIGETVILPIVEREIPIVADDYVDREFGSGAVKITPAHDPNDFEMGERHDLPSVLVMDEAGVMNENAGDYQGLDRFECRKTIVRDLQAADTMFHVETHMHAVGHSERSGAVVEPYLSTQWFVDMKPLAQAAIDLQNQNEKVRFVPPRFENTYLQWLENIRDWCISRQLWWGHRIPAWYHKETGEMHVGKEAPADSENWEQDEDVLDTWFSSALWPFSTMGWPETEAEDFQHFYPTNVLVTGYDIIFFWVSRMIFQGLEFTGERPFQDVLIHGLVRDSEGRKMSKSLGNGVDPMDVVEQYGADALRFTLATGTSPGNDLTFQWDKVTANWNFGNKIWNASRFALLNMEGMAHKDIDLGEVTATADRWILTKLQQTISHVTQMMDRYEFGEAGRALYNFIWDDVCDWYIEMAKLPLYGENEKEKQTARSVLAHVLDETLRLLHPFMPFLTEEIWQHLPHDGETITRAAWPKANEQWIDEEALTDMELYQTVIRTVRNTKAEMDVPPRKEIPLHLKPTSEDAKERLLRGQPYLENFCNPETLEISMDLEVPDQAISHVLSGVELYIPQAGLVDINAELERLQTEKEKMDKEVERLDQKLANEGFVTNAPADVVEKERAKHADYVEKRKTILEQMNELAKNK; translated from the coding sequence ATGGTTGAAATGGAAAAGAAGTATGATCCAAAACGGACGGAAACGAAATGGTATCCGTTCTGGGTAAATAATGGTTATTTTGAAGCGACGACAGTGGGAGAGCGCAAAGGAGAACCTTTTTCGATTGTGATCCCCCCTCCGAATGTGACCGGCCGTCTTCATCTCGGGCATGCGTGGGATGTGACGCTTCAGGATATTATTGCGCGCCAAAAACGGATGGAAGGCCGTGATATGCTTTGGCTGCCGGGGATGGATCACGCCGGCATTGCCACCCAAGCAAAGGTGGAGGCCCGACTGAGAGACAAAGGACAAAACCGCCATGATCTCGGACGTGAGAAATTTCTTGACGTCAGCTGGGATTGGAAAGAAGAGTATGCTAATTTTATTCGTGAACAGTGGGCAACGCTCGGACTGTCCCTTGATTATACGCGAGAGCGATTCACGCTGGAAAACGATCTTTCCAATGCGGTGCGGGAGGTTTTTGTTCGCCTTTATGAAAAAGGCCTCATCTACCGCGGCAAGTATATTATCAACTGGGACCCAACGGCCCAAACGGCACTTTCCGATATTGAAGTGGAATATAAAGAGGTCGAAGGCGCAATGTATCACATGAAGTACCCATTGAAAAACGGCGAAGGCCATATTGAAGTGGCGACAACCCGTCCGGAGACGATGCTCGGAGATACGGCAGTCGCGGTGCATCCGGATGATGAACGCTATCAATCGCTTATCGGGGAAACGGTTATTTTACCGATCGTTGAAAGGGAAATCCCGATTGTCGCTGATGACTACGTAGACCGGGAATTTGGTTCGGGAGCGGTGAAAATAACACCTGCCCATGACCCAAATGACTTTGAGATGGGCGAGCGTCATGATCTTCCGAGCGTATTGGTGATGGATGAAGCGGGTGTTATGAATGAAAACGCCGGCGATTACCAGGGGCTTGACCGATTTGAGTGTCGCAAAACGATCGTCCGGGATTTACAAGCGGCGGACACGATGTTTCATGTCGAGACGCACATGCACGCTGTTGGCCATTCCGAACGTTCAGGGGCAGTCGTCGAACCGTATCTCTCCACCCAATGGTTCGTGGACATGAAACCGTTGGCACAAGCGGCGATTGATCTGCAAAACCAAAATGAAAAAGTCCGTTTCGTCCCACCTCGCTTTGAAAATACGTATTTGCAATGGCTTGAAAATATTCGCGATTGGTGCATTTCCAGGCAGCTATGGTGGGGACACCGCATTCCGGCTTGGTACCATAAGGAAACTGGAGAGATGCATGTCGGAAAAGAAGCGCCCGCCGACAGCGAAAACTGGGAGCAAGATGAAGATGTGCTCGACACGTGGTTCAGCTCAGCGTTATGGCCGTTTTCTACGATGGGCTGGCCGGAGACAGAGGCGGAAGATTTTCAACATTTTTATCCGACCAATGTGCTTGTGACCGGCTATGACATTATCTTTTTCTGGGTCTCCCGCATGATTTTTCAAGGTTTGGAGTTTACGGGCGAGCGTCCGTTTCAAGATGTGCTAATCCATGGGCTTGTGCGTGACTCAGAAGGACGGAAAATGAGCAAATCCCTCGGCAACGGGGTAGACCCGATGGATGTTGTGGAACAATATGGGGCAGACGCGTTGCGCTTCACATTGGCAACAGGTACATCCCCGGGGAACGATTTAACGTTTCAATGGGATAAGGTGACGGCAAACTGGAATTTCGGCAATAAGATCTGGAACGCCTCTAGGTTTGCGCTCCTGAATATGGAAGGAATGGCTCATAAGGATATTGACTTGGGTGAAGTGACGGCAACGGCCGACCGTTGGATTCTCACGAAATTGCAACAGACCATCTCTCACGTGACCCAAATGATGGATCGCTACGAATTCGGTGAGGCCGGAAGGGCGCTCTACAACTTCATTTGGGATGATGTTTGCGATTGGTATATTGAAATGGCCAAACTCCCCCTTTACGGAGAAAATGAAAAAGAAAAACAGACGGCACGCTCGGTGCTCGCTCATGTGCTTGATGAAACATTGCGCCTCTTGCATCCATTCATGCCCTTCTTAACCGAAGAAATTTGGCAGCACCTTCCGCACGATGGAGAGACGATAACACGCGCAGCGTGGCCGAAGGCAAATGAACAATGGATCGATGAAGAAGCGCTGACGGATATGGAATTGTATCAAACGGTCATTCGCACGGTTCGCAACACCAAGGCGGAAATGGACGTTCCGCCACGAAAAGAAATCCCGCTCCATTTAAAACCGACCTCTGAGGATGCAAAAGAACGATTGTTGCGCGGGCAACCGTATCTAGAAAATTTTTGTAACCCGGAAACGCTGGAAATCAGCATGGACCTCGAAGTGCCGGATCAGGCAATTTCCCATGTGTTAAGCGGCGTGGAACTCTATATTCCGCAAGCCGGGCTCGTCGATATCAACGCGGAACTGGAACGGCTGCAAACAGAAAAAGAAAAAATGGATAAAGAAGTCGAGCGTTTGGATCAAAAACTTGCCAACGAAGGTTTTGTAACGAATGCCCCAGCCGACGTTGTAGAAAAGGAACGCGCAAAG
- a CDS encoding phosphotransferase, whose amino-acid sequence MNDVIEELLIKVGLQNAHWDLQSERVVRIETQDGLFALKRWERTPQEREHFLHHLRYAERAGMKGIIPLTNRRGDMSMFETNRHYFYLEPWIEEQPLMSPPPKELRLLTILALNHKISEDEEDMTEDELSTYKNEVQQGWQQDQLLMNQLADQFEHSRFMSPFELTFLNGYPFYDMMFGEMKKGFQKWTRQVKEREGYRFAFCHGRPSLEHGLIAADGNAWFTNWETSGPGHPAYDLAYFYQDLARHEPFDPLESKQLFGTYEAYGPSWGEADTGLLKALMLTPAPILTFARAYATDPLRYAEHQWTAMLESKLSSLRYLLQMMQWKEKQEAAMQGS is encoded by the coding sequence ATGAATGACGTGATCGAAGAACTTTTAATAAAAGTTGGTCTCCAAAATGCGCACTGGGATTTGCAGAGTGAACGCGTCGTTAGAATCGAAACGCAAGATGGCCTATTTGCGCTGAAACGGTGGGAACGGACGCCGCAAGAACGTGAACATTTTCTTCATCACTTACGATATGCGGAGCGTGCAGGCATGAAAGGTATCATCCCTCTTACGAATAGGAGGGGTGATATGTCTATGTTTGAAACAAATCGCCATTATTTTTATCTGGAGCCTTGGATTGAGGAACAACCGCTAATGTCTCCGCCCCCAAAAGAACTTAGGCTATTAACGATTCTTGCCCTTAATCATAAAATTTCCGAAGACGAAGAGGATATGACCGAAGACGAGCTGTCCACGTACAAAAATGAAGTGCAGCAGGGTTGGCAACAAGATCAATTGCTAATGAACCAGTTGGCTGATCAGTTTGAACATTCCAGGTTTATGTCTCCATTTGAACTCACTTTTTTAAATGGGTATCCGTTTTATGACATGATGTTCGGGGAGATGAAAAAAGGATTTCAGAAATGGACGCGACAAGTCAAGGAAAGGGAAGGGTATCGCTTTGCTTTTTGTCATGGCCGTCCTTCGTTGGAACATGGGCTTATTGCTGCGGATGGAAATGCGTGGTTTACAAATTGGGAAACGAGCGGTCCCGGGCATCCTGCATATGACCTTGCCTATTTTTATCAAGATTTGGCGCGGCATGAGCCTTTCGATCCTTTGGAGAGCAAACAGCTTTTTGGGACATATGAAGCCTACGGACCTAGCTGGGGGGAAGCGGATACCGGCCTTTTAAAAGCGCTTATGCTTACTCCTGCACCGATTTTGACGTTTGCGCGAGCTTACGCGACAGATCCTTTGCGCTACGCAGAACATCAGTGGACGGCGATGTTAGAATCTAAATTAAGCAGTTTGCGTTATTTGTTGCAAATGATGCAATGGAAGGAAAAACAGGAAGCGGCCATGCAAGGTTCCTAG